In Thiospirochaeta perfilievii, a single window of DNA contains:
- a CDS encoding TOTE conflict system archaeo-eukaryotic primase domain-containing protein, giving the protein MERPDLQNKLNKLQAELDKINIKRDILLQEIKNIQKQLNITRTSLSTMEKVKLFQSLFRGRTDVYPRRFETQHGKSGYSPVCTNQWKSGLCNKPKIKCTECNNRNFEIFSEETIYYHLKGHKAGESQDKEFVAGIYPILQDDTCYFLAIDFDKKEWENDIKATVQTCREIGIDYALERSRSGNGAHLWIFFDEPIPCDVSRKLGTLILTKTMEKYPELGFNSYDRMFPNQDKLPKGGFGNLIALPLQKKARNQNNSLFIDDDLNPYNDPWDFLLACKKYTKTYIENVLSNYPNNVISLPLPILGELDDSPWEKNFDLKQPKINIKTPGIIVKITLRNQLFISKKELIPQLQNQIIRLASFQNPEFYKKQAMRLSTWNIPRIITCAENHKDFISIPRGCSEDLLKLLNDNNINYDLEDKLLSYKPIDIIFLGKLYPKQKKAVKEILKYDSGILSATTAFGKTIVALYILASRKQKTLILVHRKQLQDQWKQRIHDFLGTDVNVGTIGGGNNKPTGIIDIALLQSLNKKGKVDPLIKNYGQLIVDECHHISAPSFERIAKSFTGKYTLGLTATLNRKDGQQPIITMNLGPVRFKVDSKSEISKSSYIHNVITRYTNFNLPDSIENNEMLKFNQICKELVSNNKRNEIIINDAVHLIKNGATPIILTERREHVLILHDLAIKNIGNVITLFGGMGKKKQKKALDQINSEDNNSRLIIATGKYIGEGFDDPKLDTLLLAMPISWKGTLTQYAGRLHRSHHNKKEVQIYDYVDQNIPMLNRMYNKRKAGYKLIGYNFKDVNYENDLLK; this is encoded by the coding sequence TTGGAAAGACCTGATTTACAGAATAAACTTAATAAATTACAGGCAGAATTAGATAAAATAAATATAAAAAGAGATATATTACTACAAGAAATAAAAAATATTCAAAAGCAATTAAATATAACTAGAACATCTTTATCTACAATGGAAAAAGTAAAGCTTTTTCAATCACTATTCAGAGGAAGAACAGATGTTTACCCTAGAAGATTTGAAACCCAGCATGGTAAATCTGGTTATTCTCCCGTATGTACGAATCAATGGAAAAGTGGGTTATGCAATAAACCTAAAATAAAGTGTACCGAGTGTAATAATAGAAATTTTGAAATTTTCAGTGAAGAAACAATATACTATCATTTAAAAGGCCATAAGGCAGGAGAATCCCAGGATAAGGAATTTGTAGCTGGTATCTATCCCATATTACAAGATGATACATGCTATTTCCTAGCAATAGATTTTGATAAAAAAGAATGGGAAAATGATATAAAAGCAACAGTCCAAACATGTAGAGAAATTGGAATAGATTATGCACTTGAGAGGTCAAGATCAGGAAACGGTGCACACCTATGGATTTTTTTTGATGAGCCAATTCCTTGCGATGTAAGTAGAAAACTGGGAACACTAATTTTAACTAAAACAATGGAGAAATATCCAGAATTAGGTTTTAATTCATATGATAGGATGTTTCCCAATCAAGATAAACTTCCAAAGGGAGGTTTTGGGAATTTAATAGCATTACCTTTACAAAAGAAAGCAAGAAATCAAAATAATTCTTTATTTATTGATGACGATCTCAATCCATATAACGATCCTTGGGATTTTCTTCTAGCATGTAAAAAATATACAAAAACATATATTGAGAATGTACTTTCAAACTATCCTAATAATGTTATAAGTCTCCCATTGCCCATATTAGGTGAATTAGATGACTCTCCTTGGGAAAAGAATTTCGATCTTAAACAGCCTAAAATTAATATAAAAACACCAGGTATAATAGTTAAGATTACATTAAGAAATCAGTTGTTCATATCTAAAAAAGAGTTAATACCTCAATTGCAAAATCAAATTATTAGACTTGCATCTTTTCAAAATCCAGAATTTTACAAGAAACAAGCTATGAGACTATCTACATGGAATATTCCGAGAATAATAACATGTGCAGAAAATCATAAAGATTTCATAAGTATACCAAGAGGTTGTAGTGAAGATTTACTAAAACTACTTAATGATAATAATATTAATTATGATTTAGAAGATAAACTTCTTTCATATAAACCTATTGATATAATTTTTTTAGGAAAATTATACCCAAAACAGAAAAAAGCAGTAAAAGAAATCTTAAAATATGATTCAGGCATACTATCCGCCACTACTGCATTTGGAAAAACAATAGTAGCCCTTTATATTTTAGCTTCAAGAAAACAAAAGACTTTGATACTTGTACATAGAAAGCAGTTACAAGATCAATGGAAACAAAGAATTCATGATTTCCTAGGGACAGATGTTAATGTAGGTACAATAGGAGGTGGAAATAACAAACCTACTGGTATTATAGATATTGCATTACTACAAAGCCTAAATAAAAAAGGGAAAGTCGATCCATTAATCAAAAATTATGGACAATTAATTGTTGATGAGTGTCATCATATATCAGCCCCAAGTTTTGAAAGGATTGCAAAAAGCTTTACAGGAAAATATACTTTAGGGTTAACAGCAACTCTTAATAGAAAAGATGGGCAACAACCTATAATTACGATGAATTTAGGACCTGTTCGCTTCAAGGTAGATTCTAAGTCTGAAATATCAAAAAGTTCTTACATTCATAATGTTATTACTAGATATACTAATTTTAATCTTCCTGATTCTATTGAAAATAATGAAATGCTTAAATTTAACCAAATATGTAAAGAGTTAGTTTCAAATAACAAAAGAAATGAAATTATAATAAATGATGCCGTACATTTAATTAAAAATGGAGCTACACCCATAATTTTAACAGAAAGAAGAGAACATGTACTAATTTTACATGATTTGGCAATAAAAAATATCGGTAATGTTATAACACTCTTTGGAGGAATGGGTAAAAAGAAGCAAAAAAAGGCTTTAGATCAAATAAATAGTGAGGACAATAATTCACGATTGATAATTGCTACAGGTAAATATATTGGAGAAGGTTTTGATGATCCTAAATTAGATACATTATTATTAGCAATGCCAATCTCCTGGAAAGGAACTCTAACGCAGTATGCGGGGAGACTTCATAGGTCTCATCACAATAAGAAAGAAGTTCAAATTTATGACTATGTTGATCAAAATATACCAATGCTGAATAGAATGTACAATAAAAGAAAAGCTGGATATAAGCTGATTGGATATAATTTTAAAGATGTTAATTATGAAAATGATTTATTGAAGTAA
- the tnpB gene encoding IS66 family insertion sequence element accessory protein TnpB (TnpB, as the term is used for proteins encoded by IS66 family insertion elements, is considered an accessory protein, since TnpC, encoded by a neighboring gene, is a DDE family transposase.), with protein MFLDLTKISIFVRPGSTDMRSQINGLSVLAESEMKLDSGSGSLFLFCSKNRKNLKCIYWDKNGFAMWQKKLEKDKFPWPQTADDAEEITLEQLKLLLSGIDFWKAHKEIYFKEMN; from the coding sequence ATGTTTTTAGACCTAACTAAAATATCAATCTTCGTTCGCCCTGGATCAACAGATATGAGATCTCAGATTAATGGGTTATCAGTTTTAGCTGAAAGTGAAATGAAATTAGATTCTGGTTCTGGAAGTTTATTTTTGTTTTGTAGCAAAAACAGAAAAAACTTGAAATGTATATACTGGGATAAAAATGGTTTTGCAATGTGGCAAAAGAAACTCGAGAAAGATAAGTTCCCATGGCCACAAACGGCAGATGATGCAGAAGAGATAACTTTAGAACAATTAAAACTTCTATTGTCTGGTATAGATTTTTGGAAAGCCCATAAAGAAATATATTTTAAAGAGATGAATTAA
- the tnpC gene encoding IS66 family transposase — protein MGGIKKQVIPEEISTYIESLENSNKSLENRVKILEEELRLERVKRFGKSSEKVTPLQSELFDEFEQTALDIEEEDEPEVISIPAYNRKKKGRKPIDPSLPRKQIIHDISEDDKQCACGCQMVKIDEVVTERVQIIPEKSYVEQHIRPKYACRNCEGSGDEDKPTFRVAPAPPSLISGSIVTGGLLAYIHTNKFCDYLPFYRQEKRFERYGIPISRQNMSNWTIKAYRKLKGLNDIMKDHIKTGTYLQMDETVLKVHGEVGKLDSSNSYIWVTCGGPKDSSIALYEYNRSRSSKYIKDFTEGFSGFCQSDGFPGYNAVFKNSDKITHVTCLAHCRRELYDAYKASKQLNKSNVVINKIQKIYVVEKQLRDKNLKPEEFVAERKKLATPLLDNLKDWLDKKAINIRPESKLGKAVKYTLGQWDKMINYLDCAELTPDNNAAERVVKPLVMGRKNFLFSGSPEGADALCFFYSLIETAKLNDLNPYAYLKWLYDKAPLLPEGSSLEELAPWKCDPIEVNKIMLPS, from the coding sequence ATGGGCGGAATAAAAAAACAGGTAATCCCTGAAGAAATATCTACATATATTGAGTCTCTTGAAAACTCAAATAAATCTCTTGAAAATAGGGTTAAAATACTAGAAGAAGAGTTGCGTCTCGAAAGAGTAAAGAGATTTGGAAAATCTAGTGAAAAGGTTACACCTTTACAATCTGAATTATTTGATGAGTTTGAGCAAACCGCCTTGGATATAGAAGAAGAGGATGAACCTGAAGTTATATCTATTCCAGCATATAATAGAAAAAAGAAAGGTCGAAAACCTATAGATCCATCCCTACCTAGAAAACAAATCATTCACGATATATCAGAAGATGATAAACAGTGTGCTTGTGGATGTCAGATGGTTAAAATTGATGAAGTAGTAACAGAAAGGGTACAGATTATTCCTGAAAAGTCTTATGTAGAACAACATATAAGACCAAAATATGCCTGCAGGAATTGTGAAGGTTCAGGAGATGAAGATAAACCAACTTTTAGAGTTGCTCCTGCACCACCATCATTGATTTCAGGAAGTATAGTGACTGGTGGTCTTCTTGCTTACATCCATACAAATAAATTTTGTGATTACCTGCCATTTTATCGGCAAGAGAAAAGATTTGAGAGGTATGGGATTCCGATAAGCAGACAGAATATGTCAAACTGGACTATAAAAGCTTATAGAAAATTAAAAGGTCTTAATGATATTATGAAAGATCACATAAAGACTGGTACATATCTTCAAATGGATGAAACAGTCCTCAAAGTTCATGGGGAAGTTGGTAAATTAGATTCTAGTAACTCTTACATATGGGTCACCTGTGGTGGGCCTAAAGACTCAAGTATAGCTCTCTATGAATATAATAGATCTCGAAGTTCAAAATATATTAAAGATTTTACTGAAGGCTTTTCTGGGTTTTGTCAGTCAGATGGTTTCCCAGGTTACAATGCCGTTTTTAAAAATAGTGACAAAATAACACATGTAACATGTTTAGCACATTGTCGGAGAGAGCTTTACGATGCCTATAAAGCTTCTAAGCAACTAAATAAGTCTAATGTTGTAATTAATAAAATTCAAAAGATATATGTTGTAGAAAAACAACTTAGAGATAAGAACCTCAAACCGGAAGAATTTGTAGCAGAAAGAAAGAAGTTAGCGACACCATTACTTGATAACCTAAAAGACTGGCTTGATAAAAAGGCTATAAATATTAGACCAGAAAGTAAATTGGGGAAAGCTGTAAAATATACATTAGGCCAATGGGATAAAATGATAAATTACCTTGATTGTGCAGAGCTTACTCCAGATAATAACGCTGCGGAGAGAGTGGTAAAACCACTTGTTATGGGTCGTAAAAATTTTTTATTTTCGGGTAGTCCTGAAGGTGCGGATGCATTATGTTTTTTCTACTCTTTAATTGAAACGGCAAAATTAAATGATTTAAATCCATACGCATATTTAAAATGGTTATATGATAAGGCTCCATTATTACCAGAAGGCTCCTCATTAGAAGAATTAGCTCCATGGAAATGTGATCCAATAGAAGTTAATAAAATTATGTTACCTTCTTAG
- a CDS encoding ATP-binding protein — protein MKFYAREKELQFLEKQYTTLGSSSKMTVLTGRRRIGKTSLATKFANNKKSLYLFISKKSEKLLCKEFVATIQDKLDYPVIGEISNFKDIFKLLLEIAKKEEIVIIIDEFQEFYNINPSVYSDLQNLWDSYKFESKMQVIFIGSIYSLMHKIFQNSKEPLFGRADMVVYLKPFSPKTIKQILLDNNSFTTENLFIIFLITGGIPRYIEILVNDKKWSEKLIIDYYISEDSPFINEGKTILIEEFGKEYGTYFSILELMSEGRTSRSEIESILEKNIGGYLEKLEIDYDLINKNKPVGAKPTGKVQKYHIKDNFLKFWFRFIQINRTAIENYNFEYIKKYYEKYIQVYKGPLLEKMYQEIFKEKSEFNIIGNYWERGNLNEIDLVAVNDLDKKIIIGEIKMNLDKAKMNDLKNKSVKLLKKYKDYSVEYLLLGMQNLDKYI, from the coding sequence ATTAGGTTCATCATCAAAAATGACTGTTCTTACTGGACGTCGTAGAATAGGGAAGACTTCATTAGCTACAAAATTTGCTAATAATAAGAAATCACTTTATTTATTTATATCAAAGAAATCAGAGAAGCTTCTTTGTAAAGAATTCGTTGCAACAATACAAGATAAACTAGATTATCCAGTGATTGGAGAAATATCTAACTTTAAAGATATATTCAAACTTTTATTAGAAATAGCTAAGAAAGAAGAAATTGTAATAATAATTGATGAGTTTCAAGAGTTCTATAACATTAATCCATCTGTATATTCTGATTTACAAAATTTATGGGACAGTTATAAGTTTGAATCAAAAATGCAAGTGATATTTATAGGATCAATATATTCATTAATGCATAAGATATTTCAAAATAGTAAAGAACCATTATTTGGTAGAGCTGATATGGTAGTATACTTAAAACCTTTTTCTCCAAAAACAATAAAACAAATATTGTTAGATAATAATAGCTTTACTACTGAAAATCTGTTCATAATATTTTTAATTACTGGTGGAATACCAAGATATATAGAAATACTAGTTAATGATAAAAAATGGTCTGAGAAATTAATAATTGATTATTATATTAGTGAAGATTCTCCATTTATTAATGAGGGTAAAACAATATTAATAGAAGAATTTGGAAAAGAATATGGAACTTATTTCTCTATACTAGAATTAATGTCGGAGGGTAGAACATCTCGTTCTGAAATAGAATCTATACTAGAAAAAAATATTGGTGGATATTTAGAAAAACTAGAAATAGATTATGACTTAATAAATAAAAATAAACCTGTAGGAGCGAAACCAACTGGAAAAGTTCAAAAGTATCACATAAAAGATAATTTTTTAAAATTTTGGTTTAGGTTTATACAAATAAATAGAACTGCAATAGAAAATTATAATTTTGAATATATAAAAAAATATTATGAAAAATATATACAGGTTTATAAAGGCCCATTATTAGAAAAGATGTATCAAGAGATCTTCAAAGAGAAATCTGAATTTAATATTATTGGAAATTATTGGGAACGTGGTAATCTTAATGAAATAGATTTAGTTGCTGTTAATGATCTTGATAAAAAAATTATAATTGGCGAAATAAAAATGAACCTTGATAAAGCTAAAATGAATGATCTAAAAAATAAATCTGTAAAATTATTAAAAAAATATAAAGACTATAGTGTAGAATATTTATTACTTGGAATGCAGAATTTAGATAAATATATATAG
- a CDS encoding IS91 family transposase produces the protein MGATIKEIFTLYAWEYLMINEGKVPTNHKKVIDAIINCRTDVYGITFYKCEGCGEIHTSFRSCGNRHCPTCQDHKTKLWNAKQLSKELATNYFMITFTVPEEIRDFFLQNQKEAYSALFKASSDSIKESTQKSRTMSGATTGFFGVLHTWGRQIQYHPHIHYVVPGGALNIKKQSWISSSKDFFLPIFQLSKLCKDRFKTLMKNKGLLHQIPHVVWERGWNVNIQSVGSGRNTIKYLSRYVFKVAISDYRILKVQNRRVYFKFRSKKTGQVVTTSLEVLDFIKRYLLHVLPSGFMKIRYFGFMHTSFNMEYKDIRLIIDGLVAVLNKPVKPIIQKVFISCSACGKEMKFMFSILPNNIRIRGSSG, from the coding sequence ATGGGAGCTACGATAAAAGAGATTTTTACACTTTATGCTTGGGAATACCTTATGATAAATGAGGGTAAGGTTCCAACTAACCATAAGAAAGTTATAGATGCCATAATCAATTGTAGAACTGATGTTTATGGTATTACTTTTTACAAATGTGAAGGCTGTGGAGAAATTCATACCAGTTTTAGATCCTGTGGAAATAGACACTGTCCTACCTGTCAGGATCATAAAACAAAACTATGGAATGCAAAACAACTTTCAAAAGAACTAGCTACGAACTATTTCATGATAACCTTCACTGTTCCTGAAGAAATAAGAGATTTTTTCCTTCAGAATCAGAAAGAGGCTTACTCTGCACTTTTTAAAGCATCATCTGATTCAATAAAGGAATCAACACAGAAAAGTAGAACAATGAGTGGAGCTACTACAGGATTTTTTGGTGTACTTCATACTTGGGGGAGACAGATCCAATATCACCCTCATATCCATTACGTTGTCCCAGGTGGTGCTTTGAATATAAAAAAACAGAGTTGGATAAGTTCATCAAAGGACTTTTTTCTACCTATATTTCAGTTATCAAAGTTATGTAAGGATAGATTTAAAACTCTTATGAAGAATAAAGGATTACTTCATCAAATACCTCATGTAGTGTGGGAACGTGGTTGGAATGTTAATATCCAATCTGTTGGATCTGGAAGGAACACCATAAAATACCTATCAAGATATGTTTTTAAAGTAGCTATTTCTGATTACAGGATTCTTAAAGTCCAAAATAGAAGAGTCTATTTTAAGTTTAGAAGTAAAAAAACTGGGCAAGTTGTTACTACTTCTTTGGAAGTCTTAGATTTTATTAAAAGGTATCTACTTCATGTATTACCTTCAGGTTTCATGAAAATTCGATATTTTGGTTTTATGCATACATCATTTAATATGGAGTATAAGGACATTAGATTAATTATCGATGGCTTAGTTGCAGTACTTAATAAACCCGTAAAACCCATTATTCAGAAGGTTTTTATATCCTGTTCAGCATGTGGTAAAGAGATGAAATTTATGTTTTCTATACTTCCAAATAATATAAGAATTAGGGGGTCATCTGGATGA
- a CDS encoding type II toxin-antitoxin system Phd/YefM family antitoxin, with protein MLNSITANDLKVKGVSILDQITSEQNEAVITVRGKSKYVVLPMDEYNHLRECELEAALIESQNDIKNNNFKTGTIDEHLRRIENA; from the coding sequence ATGTTGAATAGTATCACAGCTAATGATCTTAAGGTTAAAGGTGTATCTATCTTAGATCAAATAACTTCAGAACAAAATGAAGCAGTTATAACCGTTAGAGGTAAAAGTAAATATGTTGTTTTACCCATGGATGAATATAATCATTTAAGAGAATGTGAATTGGAAGCAGCATTAATTGAATCACAGAATGATATCAAAAATAATAATTTTAAAACTGGTACAATAGATGAACATTTAAGAAGAATTGAAAATGCCTAA
- a CDS encoding site-specific integrase encodes MEKNNKWYKQFTDKLELTGLRPRTVDVYSRAVKQLQDHYDRNPKKITELEVQEYLLYRKNTSKWAPATLNTALCGIRYYYQMMLNVNWELFRIAKFAAENKLPTVLTKEEVDRILRCARPFNNYVYLVLVYSCGLRLSEALNLEVSDIDRGRMIIHIHRGKGAKDRLVPLPHSTLKLLERYWKTHRHPRFIFPRTQTNKRGAPVNDLADDTVNKGCAQNAMRNAVKKANINKKGVSVHTLRHCYATHLLDSGVNLRYIQIYLGHSTILSTLVYLHLTAAGNSDAYGIIDNLMDRF; translated from the coding sequence ATGGAAAAAAATAACAAATGGTATAAGCAGTTTACTGACAAACTAGAGTTAACAGGTTTACGTCCAAGAACGGTAGATGTCTACTCTAGAGCTGTGAAACAGCTTCAGGATCATTATGATAGAAACCCTAAAAAAATAACAGAACTTGAAGTTCAAGAATACCTATTATACAGAAAAAACACTTCAAAATGGGCTCCTGCAACTCTAAATACAGCTCTTTGTGGTATTAGGTATTACTATCAAATGATGTTAAATGTTAATTGGGAGCTATTTAGGATTGCGAAGTTTGCTGCTGAAAATAAGCTACCCACAGTTCTAACAAAAGAAGAAGTTGACAGGATTCTAAGGTGTGCTAGACCCTTTAATAATTATGTCTACTTAGTTTTAGTTTATAGTTGCGGTCTTCGTTTGAGTGAAGCTCTAAATCTTGAAGTTTCCGATATTGATCGTGGAAGAATGATAATTCATATCCATAGAGGAAAGGGTGCAAAAGATAGACTTGTTCCTCTTCCACATTCAACACTAAAACTTTTAGAAAGGTATTGGAAAACACATAGGCATCCTAGGTTTATATTTCCTAGAACCCAAACTAATAAAAGGGGTGCACCTGTAAATGATTTAGCTGATGATACAGTTAATAAAGGATGTGCTCAAAATGCCATGAGAAATGCTGTTAAAAAAGCCAATATCAATAAAAAAGGAGTTTCAGTCCATACTCTGCGACATTGTTACGCTACACACCTTTTAGATTCTGGAGTAAATCTAAGGTACATTCAAATTTATCTAGGTCACTCAACTATTCTTTCAACACTGGTGTATCTTCATCTAACAGCTGCAGGAAACAGTGATGCCTATGGAATTATTGATAACTTAATGGATAGGTTCTGA
- a CDS encoding BrnT family toxin, with amino-acid sequence MKFEWDENKNQSNYEKHGIYFDEAVEVFKSDCLTWIDDRKNYGETREITIGEVSKNIVLVLVHTDRFGNIRIISARKANERERSKYYDYR; translated from the coding sequence ATGAAGTTTGAATGGGATGAAAATAAAAATCAATCTAATTATGAGAAACATGGTATTTATTTTGATGAAGCCGTAGAGGTTTTTAAGAGTGATTGTTTAACTTGGATTGATGATAGAAAAAATTATGGAGAAACCAGAGAAATAACAATTGGAGAAGTAAGTAAAAATATTGTTTTAGTACTTGTTCACACTGACAGGTTTGGAAATATAAGAATTATTTCAGCTAGGAAAGCTAATGAAAGAGAGAGGAGTAAATATTATGACTATCGATAA
- a CDS encoding BrnA antitoxin family protein, whose protein sequence is MTIDKKRLHEIKSIKDKDIDYSDIPELDKTFWANVKPVYPKQKKAISIRLDQDIIDYFKSDGRGYQSKINNILRSYVEAHHA, encoded by the coding sequence ATGACTATCGATAAAAAAAGATTACATGAAATAAAATCAATAAAAGATAAAGATATTGATTATTCAGATATACCTGAATTAGATAAAACATTCTGGGCTAATGTAAAACCTGTGTACCCAAAGCAAAAGAAAGCAATAAGCATAAGATTAGATCAAGATATAATAGATTATTTCAAATCGGATGGTAGAGGGTATCAATCTAAAATAAATAATATTTTAAGAAGTTATGTTGAAGCACATCATGCATGA
- the tnpA gene encoding IS66 family insertion sequence element accessory protein TnpA: MKSRKSHEEWKLLVSEFNKSGQSVAAFSRENNLKASTFIYWVKMFSINTEKSNLVKIKPKTSNSKKTHDIKIIVNDTKIEICGVINSDKISKIIAVLMEVN, encoded by the coding sequence ATGAAAAGTCGAAAGAGCCACGAAGAGTGGAAATTATTAGTATCAGAGTTCAATAAATCAGGCCAGTCAGTTGCAGCTTTTAGTAGAGAAAATAACCTAAAAGCATCAACTTTTATTTATTGGGTTAAAATGTTCTCTATAAATACTGAAAAATCAAATTTGGTTAAGATAAAACCTAAAACGAGTAATTCTAAGAAAACTCATGATATTAAAATTATTGTTAATGATACAAAGATTGAGATCTGTGGAGTTATAAATTCAGATAAAATTAGTAAAATAATCGCTGTACTAATGGAAGTTAACTGA